Below is a genomic region from Rosa chinensis cultivar Old Blush chromosome 5, RchiOBHm-V2, whole genome shotgun sequence.
ATATAATCATTAGTAGTTGGCTCTCCATTGTGGTTCTTTAATTTTTCCTCTATATATTCCTTTGCCTTCTTATAACCAGTGCCACTTCCAAACACTCCTGTGTCACTTTCCAGATACTCATCAGCGGCAACGGAGTAAATATAAGCTTTACCTTTCCTATAGCCATACACCAGCACCAGCCCCGGAAATAATTCCTCGTTGCGATtttcatccttcttcttcttcttccagatgTCCATATACTTCTGAAATCTCTTCCTTACTACTTTCATATCCACCTTAGAAGACAGCTGCTCAACCTCCTTTGTAACAGTTTCTATCATCCTCTCGCTCTCAATCACTCCACCAGAAATCGTGGCCATAATGTACTCTGTAATTGAAACTATTTTTGGATAATCCCATGATAATACAAGACCCTTGGTGTTTTCATTATTACAGGAGGTTTTTCCATCTGATGCGATAAAAGTTCCTTTCTTACCAACCACTGCTATAATGGTTGTACCTATCAAGCCTTTAGATCCTGTATCAAAGATCGAGTCCAAAACTTTAGCTTGCCTTTTGGTCCCTGGATCACAGGTGAAATCCATCTTGTCCCCAATTGGCTCATCTGTTAACAAGGGATCAATTCAATGCCGTTATTCATTTCAAATATAAATTTAACATTCGGGTAGCATCTCCTACTTAGCAAAGAGAAATTTATGGATACCAAGAGAATACCTTGAAATAATGAGCTATTTTTCTTCCCCTGATGTGGTTCTGCTGGTTCTGCCATATGCACAGACTTGTAGGTATTTTTCTTCCCCTGCATACATACAATAATTATTACATGTGGTTCCAAAGAGGAAAAGTTCACTCTCGTCTCTCGATTCATGTCTACATATATTACAAGATTTTCATGTCATGATACCAAAATTGTCAAAACAAACAATCAGGAAAAAGCTCCCTGTTCCAGGAAACAAAAAAGCTCTAATCTTTCCTAGACTCAGCAACAAACGATGACCCAAACCTTGAAAATAACTCCATTATATA
It encodes:
- the LOC121048978 gene encoding uncharacterized protein LOC121048978, with the translated sequence MAEPAEPHQGKKNSSLFQDEPIGDKMDFTCDPGTKRQAKVLDSIFDTGSKGLIGTTIIAVVGKKGTFIASDGKTSCNNENTKGLVLSWDYPKIVSITEYIMATISGGVIESERMIETVTKEVEQLSSKVDMKVVRKRFQKYMDIWKKKKKDENRNEELFPGLVLVYGYRKGKAYIYSVAADEYLESDTGVFGSGTGYKKAKEYIEEKLKNHNGEPTTNDYIEWLNTAVAVAALRDPLSGGYVNLAIVWKSKKKMKKMKKRGGHITRGDHVLQILGRDFDKLERYMEKVFMVVTYGMSYSLFNELQFKKAIPDNMEGVETAHLLAVGECSAENPDTIITRVVVFDSADARSSSQFQPGDEVLVFSDDNYDCELFMPTSDRIANLCNFLPSVE